The Malus sylvestris chromosome 12, drMalSylv7.2, whole genome shotgun sequence genome contains a region encoding:
- the LOC126593936 gene encoding uncharacterized protein LOC126593936 → MDDYYKRSGQIPAFGDWDYANELPITQYFECARQAGLIRFSSSSGESTDHMRPDLYAVPVDHFKKPSRNVAPPPKATGGGGGGGGGGGGGGGGVGREKRGQRAHVMEQKRQQSKGTKVCDVTEPPTKPYHSQLHVQQTNRTHLHHHKNDTVSRPKPVDEDLYKIPPELLHTTKRKKMLGLFACLVPACAS, encoded by the exons ATGGAT GACTATTACAAGAGGAGTGGGCAGATTCCGGCGTTTGGGGACTGGGATTATGCAAACGAACTGCCAATCACTCAGTATTTCGAGTGTGCAAGACAAGCTGGTTTGATCAGATTCAGCTCTTCCTCCGGCGAGAGTACTGATCATATGCGCCCTGACTTGTATGCTGTTCCTGTCGATCACTTCAAGAAGCCTTCTCGCAACGTTGCTCCTCCTCCAAAG GCAACAGGAGGaggaggcggaggaggaggaggaggaggaggtggtggtggtggggtagGGAGGGAAAAGCGAGGGCAGCGTGCGCATGTTATGGAGCAAAAGAGGCAGCAATCGAAGGGGACAAAAGTCTGTGACGTGACGGAACCGCCAACTAAGCCCTATCACAGTCAACTCCATGTTCAACAAACCAATCGCACTCACCTCCACCACCACAAGAACGACACCGTTTCAAGACCCAAGCCTGTCGACGAAGATCTCTACAAGATACCCCCTGAGCTCCTCCACACTACCAAGCGG AAGAAAATGCTGGGATTGTTTGCTTGCTTGGTGCCTGCTTGTGCTTCATGA
- the LOC126591888 gene encoding U-box domain-containing protein 9-like produces the protein MARKGVVSDEGTVTDADKSTVAAKAKAVEIKKQLERLVKAIVDEDDYRVETADEAIRALSYLKDLKSKKSLSFKLHGGGGGTVVIPKEFRCPISGELMADPVVLATGETFDRPFIQRWFNEGHRTCPQTKQVISHTVLTPNHLVREMVSQWCREHEIELPKPVQDIDEQLVTNADRGCLNSLLEKMSSSLSDQKAAAKQLRLLTKRSSSFRALFGESTETIPQLLNPLSPGQVDAHPDLQEDLITTLLNLSIHDNNKRLVAENASVIRLLIESLEYGTVQTKSNAAATFFTLSAIDSNKITIGASGAIKPLIDLLDVGHPLAMKDVASAVFSLCTILENKERAINAGAVGVILIKIMDHVLVAELLVILAMLSNHQRAVQEMCELGAVPCLIGITRESDCERNKENCVAILYTICFADRTKLKEIKEEEMTRGTFSRLVQTGTSRAKRKASGILERLNRTGSITHTA, from the exons ATGGCCAGGAAAGGTGTGGTCTCCGACGAGGGAACTGTGACCGACGCCGACAAATCCACGGTGGCGGCGAAGGCGAAGGCTGTGGAGATAAAGAAGCAACTGGAGAGGCTGGTGAAGGCCATTGTCGATGAAGACGACTACAGGGTCGAGACTGCTGACGAGGCCATCAGAGCCTTGTCTTATTTGAAAGACTTGAAGTCCAAAAAGTCTCTCTCTTTCAAGCTTcacggcggcggcggcggtacTGTAGTCATCCCTAAAGAATTCAGATGTCCCATTTCCGGAGAGCTCATGGCCGACCCTGTTGTCTTAGCCACTGGAGAG ACGTTTGATCGACCATTCATCCAGAGGTGGTTTAACGAAGGCCACAGAACTTGCCCTCAAACCAAGCAAGTCATCTCTCATACTGTCCTTACCCCTAATCACCTGGTTCGAGAAATGGTTTCACAATGGTGCAGGGAGCATGAAATTGAGCTTCCGAAACCTGTTCAGGATATTGATGAGCAACTTGTCACCAATGCAGACCGAGGATGTCTGAATTCACTGCTTGAGAAAATGTCATCATCTCTATCTGATCAAAAAGCAGCAGCAAAACAGCTTCGACTGCTAACAAAGCGAAGTTCATCATTTCGGGCACTTTTTGGTGAGTCTACTGAGACCATTCCGCAATTGCTCAATCCACTTTCACCGGGACAGGTTGATGCTCATCCTGATCTTCAAGAAGATCTGATCACAACACTACTAAACCTCTCAATTCATGACAATAACAAAAGATTAGTCGCAGAGAACGCATCAGTCATCCGTCTGCTTATTGAATCCTTGGAATATGGAACTGTCCAAACAAAAAGCAATGCTGCCGCAACTTTCTTCACATTATCAGCAATTGATTCCAACAAGATTACTATTGGAGCATCCGGTGCTATCAAACCTTTGATTGACCTTTTAGACGTGGGGCATCCATTAGCAATGAAGGATGTTGCTTCGGCAGTATTCAGCCTGTGTACTATCCTCGAAAATAAGGAAAGGGCCATCAATGCTGGAGCAGTCGGGGTGATTCTGATAAAGATAATGGATCATGTTTTAGTTGCCGAGTTGTTAGTTATACTTGCAATGCTTTCCAACCATCAGAGGGCTGTTCAGGAAATGTGTGAGCTTGGCGCTGTGCCTTGCTTGATTGGAATCACAAGGGAGAGCGACTGCGAGCGCAACAAGGAGAACTGTGTTGCAATCCTTTACACTATCTGTTTTGCTGACCGGACCAAACTGAAGGAAAttaaggaagaggaaatgacCAGAGGTACATTTTCTAGACTTGTACAGACCGGAACTTCGAGAGCAAAGAGAAAGGCGAGTGGAATTCTTGAAAGACTGAATAGGACCGGTTCAATAACGCACACAGCTTGA
- the LOC126593978 gene encoding uncharacterized protein LOC126593978 isoform X2 gives MAYVPPHRRHSKESERPLLTPELLAPQSKKNLIIKPYNKSNVGWTGDTVYADHSIFRWCAIGLNDENQFPSSVNLEPVSLESADLNFGKNRVVLINTSLINGGEVKWNLPRSPWESITENVLEDLLSTFKHVRNEMKSAKLKEVHPFLVARVGKVLFRRSASVNMESIRKKLCTEILKQQNRLFYINTPVSYKEKIVNELVPKIGVDFEEEEDIYEVQLSDCTSPDSTLFCRCRVIKEEGKLELCEIQSNRVRNMVVDISCTTKNLDLSLVLYTRRLATNLTDDKMRSISDLINSAILDPDVKGGLRWPQGKESSGNKYKVVRVWHIIANTYRNSSLRLEVKHTDRFDFRTLTGGASWGTSLVLENVMSKLQEENVEASSISEILKEDMQLIWDNFLSCEPFLTGNCIVNQ, from the exons ATGGCTTACGTTCCACCACACAGGCGGCACTCGAAGGAATCAGAGAGGCCATTGCTGACTCCAGAGCTGCTTGCTCCTCAATCCAAGAAAAACTTAATTATCAAGCCATATAATAAGTCTAATGTGGGATGGACTGGAGATACAGTTTATGCAGACCATTCTATATTTAGATGGTGCGCCATCGGTTTGAACGACGAGAACCAGTTTCCATCTTCTGTTAATCTGGAGCCCGTTTCCTTGGAGTCTGCTGATCTGAATTTTGGAAAAAATCGTGTAGTTCTGATCAATACTAGTCTAATTAATG GCGGTGAGGTGAAATGGAATTTGCCAAGGAGCCCTTGGGAATCTATAACAGAAAATGTGCTGGAAGACTTACTTTCGACATTTAAACACGTGAGGAATGAAATGAAGTCTGCAAAGCTCAAAGAAGTACATCCATTTTTGGTTGCCAGAGTGGGGAAAGTACTCTTTCGCAG GAGCGCTTCAGTTAACATGGAATCCATCAGAAAAAAATTGTGTACTGAAATCTTGAAACAACAGAACCGATTATTTTACATAAACACTCCTGTTTCATATAAGGAAAAGATTGTGAACGAACTTGTCCCTAAAATTGGAGTTGATTTCGAAGAGGAGGAAGATATATACGAAGTACAG TTGTCTGATTGTACGAGTCCAGATTCAACTCTCTTCTGCAGATGTCGGGTaattaaagaagagggaaagcTAGAACTCTGTGAG ATCCAATCGAATCGAGTGCGTAACATGGTAGTGGACATTTCGTGCACTACTAAGAATCTGGACCTGAGTCTAGTGCTATACACGAGGAGACTCGCAACTAATCTGACT GATGATAAGATGCGAAGCATTTCGGATCTGATTAATTCTGCGATTCTAGATCCAGACGTGAAGGGTGGATTGAGATGGCCCCAGGGGAAGGAGTCTTCTGGAAATAAATACAAAGTTGTTAGGGTTTGGCACATAATAGCAAATACGTATAGAAATTCATCACTGAGACTGGAAGTAAAACACACTGATCGATTTGATTTTAGAACCTTAACTGGGGGAGCTTCTTGGGGGACAAGTCTGGTACTGGAAAACGTCATGTCAAAGTTACAG GAAGAGAATGTCGAAGCCAGCTCAATTTCTGAGATACTCAAGGAAGATATGCAGTTGATATGGGATAACTTCTTAAGCTGTGAACCTTTTCTGACAGGAAATTGCATTGTAAATCAGTGA
- the LOC126593983 gene encoding uncharacterized protein LOC126593983 produces the protein MGIVSLCRLLEEVCEGSIGEGGLRFKVQKIQGMHLYAFPIFQKLCSWRRFETDLKLVYRDFIQFGGFGNLYQFGFDWNFWAHLIQRFQSSFLLSFSPTMVADPQGIKVFRFDGVCFCAQAKSPPPPNKPMSWNFNYCA, from the exons ATGGGTATTGTTTCTCTCTGCAGGTTACTCGAAGAAGTCTGTGAGGGGTCAATAGGAGAAGGTGGATTGCGTTTCAAAGTGCAAAAAATACAGGGCATGCATCTTTATGCGTTTCCAATCTTCCAAAAATTGTGTTCGTGGAGGCGATTTGAGACGGATTTGAAGCTCGTCTACAGAGATTTTATTCAATTTGGTGGATTTGG aaatttgtaccaatttgGTTTCGATTGGAATTTCTGGGCTCATCTAATCCAACGTTTCCAG AGCAGCttccttctctctttttctccaaCCATGGTTGCTGATCCACAGGGCATCAAG GTTTTCAGATTTGATGGCGTTTGTTTCTGTGCTCAAG CAAAATCACCGCCACCACCCAACAAACCCATGAGCTGGAATTTCAATTACTGTGCATGA
- the LOC126593978 gene encoding uncharacterized protein LOC126593978 isoform X1 produces MAYVPPHRRHSKESERPLLTPELLAPQSKKNLIIKPYNKSNVGWTGDTVYADHSIFRWCAIGLNDENQFPSSVNLEPVSLESADLNFGKNRVVLINTSLINEGGEVKWNLPRSPWESITENVLEDLLSTFKHVRNEMKSAKLKEVHPFLVARVGKVLFRRSASVNMESIRKKLCTEILKQQNRLFYINTPVSYKEKIVNELVPKIGVDFEEEEDIYEVQLSDCTSPDSTLFCRCRVIKEEGKLELCEIQSNRVRNMVVDISCTTKNLDLSLVLYTRRLATNLTDDKMRSISDLINSAILDPDVKGGLRWPQGKESSGNKYKVVRVWHIIANTYRNSSLRLEVKHTDRFDFRTLTGGASWGTSLVLENVMSKLQEENVEASSISEILKEDMQLIWDNFLSCEPFLTGNCIVNQ; encoded by the exons ATGGCTTACGTTCCACCACACAGGCGGCACTCGAAGGAATCAGAGAGGCCATTGCTGACTCCAGAGCTGCTTGCTCCTCAATCCAAGAAAAACTTAATTATCAAGCCATATAATAAGTCTAATGTGGGATGGACTGGAGATACAGTTTATGCAGACCATTCTATATTTAGATGGTGCGCCATCGGTTTGAACGACGAGAACCAGTTTCCATCTTCTGTTAATCTGGAGCCCGTTTCCTTGGAGTCTGCTGATCTGAATTTTGGAAAAAATCGTGTAGTTCTGATCAATACTAGTCTAATTAATG aagGCGGTGAGGTGAAATGGAATTTGCCAAGGAGCCCTTGGGAATCTATAACAGAAAATGTGCTGGAAGACTTACTTTCGACATTTAAACACGTGAGGAATGAAATGAAGTCTGCAAAGCTCAAAGAAGTACATCCATTTTTGGTTGCCAGAGTGGGGAAAGTACTCTTTCGCAG GAGCGCTTCAGTTAACATGGAATCCATCAGAAAAAAATTGTGTACTGAAATCTTGAAACAACAGAACCGATTATTTTACATAAACACTCCTGTTTCATATAAGGAAAAGATTGTGAACGAACTTGTCCCTAAAATTGGAGTTGATTTCGAAGAGGAGGAAGATATATACGAAGTACAG TTGTCTGATTGTACGAGTCCAGATTCAACTCTCTTCTGCAGATGTCGGGTaattaaagaagagggaaagcTAGAACTCTGTGAG ATCCAATCGAATCGAGTGCGTAACATGGTAGTGGACATTTCGTGCACTACTAAGAATCTGGACCTGAGTCTAGTGCTATACACGAGGAGACTCGCAACTAATCTGACT GATGATAAGATGCGAAGCATTTCGGATCTGATTAATTCTGCGATTCTAGATCCAGACGTGAAGGGTGGATTGAGATGGCCCCAGGGGAAGGAGTCTTCTGGAAATAAATACAAAGTTGTTAGGGTTTGGCACATAATAGCAAATACGTATAGAAATTCATCACTGAGACTGGAAGTAAAACACACTGATCGATTTGATTTTAGAACCTTAACTGGGGGAGCTTCTTGGGGGACAAGTCTGGTACTGGAAAACGTCATGTCAAAGTTACAG GAAGAGAATGTCGAAGCCAGCTCAATTTCTGAGATACTCAAGGAAGATATGCAGTTGATATGGGATAACTTCTTAAGCTGTGAACCTTTTCTGACAGGAAATTGCATTGTAAATCAGTGA